From a single Nicotiana tomentosiformis chromosome 2, ASM39032v3, whole genome shotgun sequence genomic region:
- the LOC117273958 gene encoding uncharacterized protein, with amino-acid sequence MAVLQHEKFSKLVTATLTWERIDKEQASKNENRFRKANSDYGGPSKKGKFDNSKTGGVHRPAHHKQSRSNFSTASTPSYGQGKTRIPTCTECGKNHFGTCRKASGACFNCGSFDHKVKDCPNPNPISSLRTEGLVQKPTAAPFQGNRGARSRNTQTIGADGANQASGSRAITRAYAMRQRDDQHGADVVVGKFHLFGLYVVTVFDPGSTHFYVCSSLVFLENVESARLDCGVLVRSPLGHQVVCNQIYRGCPFEIEDLVFPVDLI; translated from the coding sequence ATGGCAGTCCTGCAACATGAAAAGTTTTCTAAACTAGTTACAGCTACTCTTACTTGGGAAAGAATTGACAAGGAACAAGCTAGTAAAAATGAAAACAGGTTCAGAAAAGCTAATTCAGATTATGGCGGTCCCTCCAAAAAGGGGAAGTTTGACAATTCCAAGACTGGTGGTGTTCACAGGCCAGCTCACCATAAGCAAAGTAGATCAAATTTTTCTACTGCTAGCACTCCAAGCTATGGACAAGGCAAGACTCGTATACCCACCTGTACAGAGTGTGGAAAGAATCACTTTGGTACTTGCAGGAAAGCTTCTGGTGCTTGTTTTAATTGTGGGAGCTTCGATCACAAAGTGAAGGATTGTCCTAATCCGAACCCTATTTCTTCTCTACGTACTGAAGGTTTAGTTCAGAAACCTACTGCCGCTCCTTTTCAAGGGAATAGAGGTGCAAGATCTAGAAATACCCAAACCATAGGTGCAGATGGAGCTAATCAAGCTAGTGGGTCAAGAGCTATAACACGAGCTTATGCTATGAGACAGAGGGATGACCAACATGGGGCAGACGTGGTTGTTGGTAAATTTCATTTATTTGGCTTGTATGTTGTTACAGTATTTGATCCCGGTTCTACACATTTCTATGTTTGCTCATCacttgtttttcttgaaaatgtaGAATCTGCGAGGCTTGATTGTGGTGTGCTTGTCAGAAGTCCTTTGGGTCATCAGGTTGTTTGTAATCAGATCTATCGAGGTTGTCCCTTCGAGATTGAAGATCTAGTCTTCCCTGTTGATCTGATTTAA
- the LOC138891442 gene encoding uncharacterized protein, translated as MSSQDYDFIIGIDWLHKYHAVVDCRSKRVTFKALTFLHIVIQGERSLTSNIISAVVSRKMISQASLPLEREVEFPIEVIHRTTPISINPYRMAPTELKELKIQLQELLEKAVILTSVSPWGAPVLFVKKKDGYLRLCIDY; from the exons ATGTCTTCCCAAGACTATGATTTCATCATCGGTATAGACTGGCTTCATAAATACCATGCAGTAGTTGATTGTAGGTCAAAGCGTGTGACCTTTAAAGCTCTTACATTTTTACACATCGTTATTCAAGGTGAAAGATCATTGACATCTAATATTATCTCTGCGGTTGTGTCAAGAAAGATGATTAGTCAGG CTTCGTTGCCCCTGGAAAGGGAAGTTGAATTTCCTATAGAGGTTATTCATAGAACAACTCCTATTTCTATAAATCCTTACCGAATGGCTCcaacagaattgaaggagttgaaaattCAATTGCAAGAACTTCTTGAGAAGGCTGTTATTCTCACAAGTGTTTCTCCTTGGGGAGCTCCtgttttatttgtgaaaaagaaagatggataTCTTCGGCTTTGTATTGATTACTGA